A genomic segment from Actinoplanes sichuanensis encodes:
- a CDS encoding NUDIX hydrolase, with translation MQLPPAMSQRAREFTGPPAEARPAATVVLLRPHDDSFQVYVLRRASTMVFGGVYAFPGGVVDPSDSPSTIRTDWAERLGVPDEQARAVVGAAARELFEEAGILLAGPLAEPDRTVTSTGTDDWEADRAAVARRELTMTDLLAHRGLRLRDDLLLPWARWITPDFEPRRYDTWFFAALLPEAQTARDVSGEAEGTAWITPSAGDLPMLPPTRRTLDEIAACPTIPDVVAASAHRDAATPLNPRISVAADGQVTVHLP, from the coding sequence ATGCAGCTTCCGCCCGCCATGTCACAGCGCGCCCGCGAGTTCACCGGCCCACCGGCCGAGGCCCGCCCGGCCGCCACCGTGGTGCTGCTGCGCCCGCATGACGACAGCTTCCAGGTGTACGTGCTACGCCGGGCCTCCACGATGGTCTTCGGCGGTGTCTACGCCTTCCCCGGTGGTGTCGTCGACCCCTCGGACAGCCCGTCGACGATCCGAACCGACTGGGCCGAGCGTCTCGGCGTCCCCGACGAGCAGGCCCGGGCCGTCGTCGGCGCCGCCGCCCGCGAACTCTTCGAAGAGGCCGGCATCCTGCTGGCCGGCCCGCTCGCCGAACCCGACCGCACCGTGACCTCCACCGGCACCGACGACTGGGAGGCCGACCGGGCCGCCGTCGCCCGCCGCGAACTCACCATGACCGACCTGCTGGCCCACCGCGGCCTGCGCCTCCGCGACGACCTGCTGCTCCCCTGGGCCCGCTGGATCACCCCGGACTTCGAACCCCGCCGCTACGACACGTGGTTCTTCGCCGCGCTGCTCCCGGAGGCACAGACCGCCCGCGACGTCTCCGGCGAGGCCGAGGGCACCGCGTGGATCACCCCCTCGGCCGGTGACCTCCCGATGCTGCCGCCCACCCGCCGGACCCTCGACGAGATCGCCGCCTGCCCGACGATCCCGGACGTCGTGGCCGCTTCCGCACACCGAGACGCGGCGACGCCGCTCAACCCCCGGATTTCGGTCGCCGCAGACGGTCAGGTGACGGTTCACCTCCCTTAG
- a CDS encoding Gfo/Idh/MocA family protein: MTGEKVRWGILGPGGIASTFAADLPLVAGAELAAVGSRNLASAQAFAERHGFARAYGSYAELAADDGVDVIYVATPHAFHLEAAMLCVEAGKAVLVEKPITLDLPSAALLIEAARTRGVFLMEAMWMRCNPAIRRIAQLVAEGAIGDVSAIHADFGLQGPFEASHRLRDPALGGGALLDLGVYPIHLVHTMLGVPASAHGWAHLTPERVDENTGVLLGYESGAVAALTCSINGASRNAASITGTAGRIDLPVGFFVPREFTLTRPDLAPETFEFPFEGSGYQFEAAEVQRALLAGELESPVVSHSTTLEVMALLDALREQIGVSY; this comes from the coding sequence ATGACGGGAGAGAAGGTGCGCTGGGGGATTCTCGGCCCCGGCGGGATCGCCAGCACATTCGCCGCAGATCTACCGCTCGTGGCGGGCGCGGAGCTCGCCGCGGTCGGCTCACGGAACCTGGCGAGCGCGCAGGCGTTCGCGGAGCGGCACGGGTTCGCGCGGGCGTACGGCTCCTACGCGGAGCTGGCCGCCGACGACGGCGTCGACGTGATCTATGTGGCCACGCCGCACGCGTTCCATCTGGAGGCGGCGATGCTCTGCGTCGAAGCCGGCAAGGCCGTCCTGGTGGAGAAGCCGATCACCCTGGACCTGCCGTCGGCGGCGCTGCTGATCGAGGCGGCCCGCACCCGCGGCGTGTTCCTGATGGAGGCCATGTGGATGCGCTGCAACCCGGCCATCCGCCGGATCGCGCAGCTGGTCGCCGAGGGCGCGATCGGGGACGTCAGCGCGATCCACGCCGACTTCGGGCTGCAGGGCCCGTTCGAGGCGTCGCACCGGCTGCGTGACCCGGCCCTGGGCGGCGGCGCGCTGCTCGACCTGGGGGTCTACCCGATCCACCTGGTGCACACGATGCTCGGCGTGCCGGCTTCGGCGCACGGGTGGGCGCACCTTACGCCGGAGCGGGTCGACGAGAACACGGGTGTGCTCCTCGGCTACGAGTCGGGGGCGGTGGCCGCGTTGACCTGCAGCATCAACGGTGCCAGCCGAAACGCGGCGTCGATCACCGGCACCGCCGGGCGGATCGATCTGCCGGTCGGGTTCTTCGTGCCGCGCGAGTTCACGCTCACCCGGCCGGATCTGGCGCCGGAGACGTTCGAGTTCCCGTTCGAGGGCAGCGGCTACCAATTCGAGGCGGCCGAGGTGCAGCGCGCCCTGCTGGCCGGCGAGTTGGAGAGCCCGGTGGTCTCGCACAGCACCACGCTCGAGGTGATGGCCCTGTTGGACGCCCTGCGCGAGCAGATCGGCGTGTCCTACTGA
- a CDS encoding GOLPH3/VPS74 family protein, protein MSTLAEDVLQLVFDDKTGRSVINQTYLDSVIAGALLLDLIRLGRVAPGEPEGRDGRKRAAIVTDRTPTGDPLLDAALATVAEKPLTLKKAVEALVKGNRKAVIERLVERGILRHDRTRVLGIFKLTSFPAADTENEAALRRDLAATLHQGVEPDSRTASLIALLHSVKSLPKVVGGDKTELKNRADTIVAGHPADDAVREAVKQVWTDVEMNAAAVAAAAT, encoded by the coding sequence ATGAGCACTCTCGCTGAAGACGTCCTGCAGTTGGTCTTCGACGACAAGACCGGCCGCTCGGTGATCAACCAGACCTACCTCGACTCGGTGATCGCCGGCGCGCTCCTGCTCGATCTGATCCGGCTCGGCCGGGTGGCCCCGGGCGAACCGGAGGGCCGCGACGGTAGGAAGCGCGCGGCGATCGTCACCGACCGCACCCCGACCGGCGACCCGCTCCTCGACGCCGCCCTCGCGACCGTCGCGGAGAAGCCGCTGACCCTGAAGAAGGCCGTCGAGGCGCTGGTCAAGGGCAACCGGAAGGCGGTCATCGAGCGGCTGGTGGAGCGCGGGATCCTGCGGCACGACCGGACCCGGGTCCTCGGCATCTTCAAGCTCACCAGTTTCCCGGCCGCCGACACCGAGAACGAGGCCGCGCTGCGCCGGGATCTGGCCGCCACGCTGCACCAGGGCGTCGAGCCGGACTCGCGTACCGCCTCGCTGATCGCCCTGCTGCACTCGGTGAAGTCGCTGCCGAAGGTGGTCGGCGGCGACAAGACCGAGCTGAAGAACCGGGCCGACACGATCGTCGCGGGCCACCCGGCCGACGACGCCGTTCGGGAGGCGGTCAAGCAGGTCTGGACCGACGTCGAGATGAACGCGGCCGCGGTGGCCGCCGCGGCGACCTGA
- a CDS encoding M16 family metallopeptidase codes for MRTRTLGNGLRLQIVHVRGALRTGIALHYGVGFRSERPGQEGLAHLFEHLMFRGSASLPDGRFYDHIKRWGGAANGTTHQDYTDYYQVTPLVALEAALFAEADRMRSPRFTAAGLAEQIEGVGTEIDEALRGRPYGGFPWPLLPSVLFDGHADAHDGYGEPSRLAEVTLDRVEDFFDTHYTPGNAVLTVAGDVDADHVEALAERHFGDIPGRPAPTVPEHPAPVLTADRRLTTTRPDIPLTALALGHPLPGPEQDLAGYLAHLVLGRITARHGARLGLHSLSASCGFFGGFDARTPDVLITAGLLAPGREPDRVIDDLRALWRGWAEPEAVAGAIRHVVPLLVAEHHRRHADIGEHARALGRFALLFDDPGMLERIPAALTALTPETVAATARRLADRPHAALVVAPSVGTPRPRPAARPLPAPGPQLTPDLGPVRDRVLPRGLQVVVAPDGRAPLVEARLRLPVGGYAPATVGAWVRSAATRAPLAERLGGALTVTADAHWVDLSAYAPRHLAADLLELFGTVLDTPAGPAPAFTAPNPELEMDTALRRHWLGGPDPGPFVPPLSAGVLTLVGADPRTVLDAAAVLDRADAVPAPRPGVPRPGTLALNRDPALSRAGSPRVHITVSVAEPVDGPSEAARFLAAAVVGGGPDARVPARAIRGDYHARTGRDLVGDFARAYVRADCTPDQLAGALDDLAAERQRLHDEPLTAAEIDPIREYCSAQLLAAFDSPATFADLLSTLVSGGRDARWLQQLPGLLGKVPAEEVADAARLLYGSTESCIVVLSPFSKEPNDEHSR; via the coding sequence ATGCGTACTCGTACCCTCGGCAATGGTCTCCGCCTTCAGATCGTGCATGTGCGCGGCGCGTTGCGCACCGGGATCGCCCTGCACTACGGCGTAGGTTTCCGCTCCGAACGCCCGGGGCAGGAGGGTCTCGCCCACCTCTTCGAGCACCTGATGTTCCGGGGCAGCGCGAGCCTCCCGGACGGCCGTTTCTACGACCACATCAAGCGCTGGGGCGGCGCCGCCAACGGCACCACCCATCAGGACTACACCGACTACTACCAGGTCACGCCGCTGGTCGCCCTGGAGGCGGCGCTGTTCGCCGAGGCCGACCGGATGCGGTCGCCCCGGTTCACCGCGGCCGGCCTGGCCGAGCAGATCGAGGGCGTCGGCACCGAGATCGACGAGGCGCTGCGGGGCCGGCCGTACGGCGGTTTCCCCTGGCCGCTGCTGCCGTCGGTGCTGTTCGACGGGCACGCCGACGCCCATGACGGGTACGGCGAACCCAGCCGCCTCGCCGAGGTCACCCTGGACCGGGTCGAGGACTTCTTCGACACCCACTACACACCCGGCAACGCCGTCCTCACGGTGGCCGGCGACGTCGACGCGGACCACGTCGAAGCTCTGGCCGAACGGCACTTCGGCGACATCCCGGGACGGCCGGCCCCGACCGTCCCGGAGCATCCCGCGCCGGTGCTGACCGCGGATCGCCGGCTCACCACGACCCGCCCCGACATCCCACTCACCGCCCTGGCCCTCGGCCACCCGCTGCCCGGCCCCGAGCAGGACCTGGCGGGCTACCTGGCCCACCTGGTGCTGGGCCGGATCACCGCCCGCCACGGCGCCCGGCTCGGCCTGCACAGCCTCTCCGCGAGCTGCGGATTCTTCGGCGGGTTCGACGCCCGTACGCCCGACGTGCTGATCACCGCGGGTCTGCTGGCGCCCGGCCGGGAACCGGACCGGGTGATCGACGACCTGCGGGCGCTCTGGCGCGGCTGGGCCGAGCCGGAGGCGGTGGCCGGAGCGATCCGCCACGTGGTGCCGCTGCTCGTGGCCGAGCACCACCGCAGGCACGCCGACATCGGTGAGCACGCCCGGGCGCTCGGCCGGTTCGCGCTGCTCTTCGACGACCCCGGGATGTTGGAGCGGATCCCCGCCGCGCTCACCGCGCTCACCCCGGAGACGGTCGCCGCCACCGCCCGCCGGCTCGCCGACCGCCCGCACGCCGCCCTGGTCGTCGCCCCCTCGGTCGGGACTCCCCGGCCCCGCCCCGCGGCACGCCCGCTGCCCGCGCCGGGCCCGCAGCTCACCCCCGACCTCGGCCCGGTACGCGACCGGGTGCTACCCCGTGGCCTGCAGGTGGTGGTCGCTCCGGACGGCCGGGCGCCGCTCGTCGAGGCCCGCCTGCGACTGCCGGTCGGCGGCTACGCCCCGGCCACGGTCGGCGCCTGGGTACGCTCCGCCGCCACCCGGGCCCCGTTGGCCGAACGTCTCGGCGGCGCCCTCACCGTCACCGCCGACGCGCACTGGGTCGACCTCAGCGCGTACGCCCCCCGGCATCTCGCCGCCGACCTGCTGGAACTCTTCGGCACCGTGCTCGACACTCCGGCCGGACCGGCGCCCGCATTCACCGCCCCGAACCCGGAACTCGAGATGGACACCGCGCTGCGCCGGCACTGGCTCGGCGGGCCCGACCCCGGCCCGTTCGTCCCGCCGCTCTCCGCCGGTGTACTGACCCTCGTCGGCGCCGACCCGCGGACGGTCCTCGACGCCGCGGCCGTCCTGGACCGGGCGGACGCCGTCCCGGCCCCGCGTCCAGGTGTGCCCCGCCCCGGCACCCTCGCCCTGAACCGGGATCCTGCTCTGAGCCGGGCCGGATCGCCCCGCGTCCACATCACCGTGAGCGTCGCCGAGCCGGTGGACGGCCCGTCCGAGGCGGCCCGTTTCCTCGCCGCGGCGGTGGTCGGCGGTGGGCCGGACGCCCGTGTCCCGGCCCGGGCCATCCGCGGTGACTATCACGCGCGGACCGGCCGTGATCTGGTCGGGGACTTCGCCCGTGCGTACGTCCGGGCCGACTGCACCCCCGATCAGCTGGCCGGTGCGCTCGACGACCTGGCCGCCGAGCGACAGCGGCTGCACGACGAGCCGCTGACCGCCGCCGAGATCGACCCGATCCGGGAATACTGCTCGGCCCAACTACTGGCCGCCTTCGACAGCCCGGCCACCTTCGCCGATCTGCTGTCCACTCTGGTCTCCGGCGGACGCGATGCCCGCTGGCTGCAACAACTGCCGGGCCTGCTCGGCAAGGTGCCCGCCGAGGAGGTCGCGGACGCCGCCCGACTTCTGTACGGCTCGACCGAATCGTGCATTGTGGTCCTGTCCCCGTTCTCAAAGGAGCCGAACGATGAGCACTCTCGCTGA
- a CDS encoding phosphotransferase family protein yields the protein MSVDTSPRHAAERGTALLRTTEVRGPGGIGVLRRLPGPRAPRPFVPPEPGLHRRLARIRVPGDARLALPRSRGPARVYYVDGGESVAKALLAHGPVAGLVEPVRSLGRLLRAVHAVSAPAALAGERPPGLERLGDWLAGRHQQAYPAYAQAMIRRRLGPAGWALVREHYERLAAAQTGLVHGAAGLGAMIVGSAQGDVLLTGEDLAVGDWRMDVGWVIGELVELRWQLGGDGPSWQRLIQALLDGYGHDLGPDWPMIAVLRILLHVHDIASYVDWFQAGFDHYAGFVAFLVGLASAPS from the coding sequence ATGAGCGTCGACACGTCGCCCAGGCACGCCGCGGAACGGGGCACGGCGCTGCTGCGGACCACCGAGGTACGCGGACCGGGCGGCATCGGCGTACTACGCCGGCTGCCCGGCCCCCGGGCCCCGCGCCCGTTCGTGCCGCCGGAGCCCGGCCTGCACCGCCGGCTGGCCCGGATCCGGGTGCCCGGCGACGCCCGGCTGGCGCTGCCCCGCTCACGCGGCCCGGCTCGCGTCTACTACGTGGACGGTGGCGAGTCGGTCGCCAAGGCTCTGCTCGCCCACGGTCCGGTGGCCGGGCTGGTGGAGCCGGTGCGCAGCCTGGGCCGGCTGCTGCGGGCGGTGCACGCGGTGTCGGCGCCGGCCGCGCTGGCCGGGGAGCGCCCACCCGGACTCGAGCGGCTCGGTGACTGGCTGGCCGGTCGGCACCAGCAGGCCTATCCGGCGTACGCCCAGGCGATGATCCGCCGCCGACTGGGCCCGGCCGGCTGGGCGCTGGTCCGCGAGCACTACGAGCGGCTCGCCGCCGCCCAGACCGGTCTGGTGCACGGGGCCGCCGGGCTGGGCGCGATGATCGTCGGCTCGGCGCAGGGCGACGTCCTGCTCACCGGCGAGGACCTGGCCGTCGGCGACTGGCGGATGGACGTCGGCTGGGTGATCGGCGAGCTGGTCGAGCTGCGGTGGCAGTTGGGCGGTGACGGCCCGTCCTGGCAGCGGCTGATCCAGGCGCTCCTCGACGGGTACGGCCACGACCTGGGCCCCGACTGGCCGATGATCGCCGTCCTACGGATCCTCCTGCACGTGCACGACATCGCCTCGTACGTCGACTGGTTCCAGGCCGGCTTCGACCACTACGCGGGCTTCGTCGCCTTCCTGGTCGGGCTGGCTTCCGCCCCCTCTTGA
- a CDS encoding flavoprotein, translating into MTDLAAPQAPVLDFQRLVLVVTGSAAAAGMPFWVSWLRTQYPELQVTTVVTRSAQRFVTRAALAGRTHGEVLIDEWPPDEHRARHVELAEWAEAFVVYPATLHFIARLALGLADSPALLAAQCSAAPIVIAPALPPGGMFSAAFRTHWSTLSTRENIVLVAPQTGVSLTTGRPEAWAPPPLPEVLEHLAEHRLRLATPVIRTVPS; encoded by the coding sequence ATGACCGATCTCGCCGCACCGCAGGCGCCCGTGCTGGACTTCCAGCGGCTGGTGCTGGTGGTCACCGGGTCGGCCGCGGCCGCGGGCATGCCGTTCTGGGTGTCGTGGCTGCGAACCCAATATCCCGAGCTCCAGGTCACCACCGTGGTGACCCGCAGCGCCCAGCGGTTCGTGACCCGGGCCGCTCTGGCCGGGCGCACCCACGGCGAGGTGCTCATCGACGAGTGGCCGCCGGACGAGCACCGGGCCCGCCACGTCGAGCTGGCCGAGTGGGCCGAGGCGTTCGTCGTCTACCCGGCCACGCTGCACTTCATCGCCCGGCTCGCCCTGGGCCTGGCCGACTCGCCGGCGCTGCTGGCCGCCCAGTGCAGCGCGGCGCCGATCGTGATCGCTCCGGCGCTGCCGCCCGGCGGGATGTTCAGCGCCGCCTTCCGGACACATTGGAGCACGCTCTCCACCCGCGAGAACATCGTGCTGGTGGCACCGCAGACCGGCGTCAGTCTGACCACCGGACGACCCGAGGCGTGGGCGCCGCCGCCGCTGCCCGAGGTGCTGGAGCATCTCGCCGAGCACCGGCTGCGGCTGGCCACGCCGGTGATCCGGACGGTGCCGTCATGA
- a CDS encoding LLM class flavin-dependent oxidoreductase, giving the protein MSTYSILLPFAPTRPEQALPFGAFAQWSSAHRLWQGQATLHEPHHTFTHLAASGFRMPVGLGVTLMPFRHPYDAALQAQSLAVTMGHPVVAGFGPGATVLQDGLLGAPYRSQLQAVREYVTIVRGLLDGEPAPPPGEFFTCKARLSRVPRPPVEVGLGVLRPGMARVAGETADVAITWLTPASYLTDTVIPALREGAEAAGRPTPRVVAIVPIALDRPGSDPRDAVLTANSGHLSLPHYRDMLRRSGIHVDTADKRAAAEQVLKGGAFLAGTPGQVADRLREFADAGVDEIVLNTTATYARFGVKPTLEELEKVLREVSS; this is encoded by the coding sequence ATGAGCACCTATTCCATCCTGCTGCCGTTCGCACCCACCCGTCCCGAGCAGGCGCTGCCGTTCGGCGCCTTCGCCCAGTGGAGCTCCGCCCACCGGTTGTGGCAGGGACAGGCCACCCTGCACGAGCCGCACCACACCTTCACCCACCTGGCCGCCAGCGGGTTCCGGATGCCGGTCGGGCTGGGTGTCACGCTCATGCCGTTCCGTCACCCGTACGACGCCGCGCTGCAGGCTCAGTCCCTGGCCGTCACGATGGGGCACCCGGTGGTCGCCGGGTTCGGGCCGGGCGCCACTGTTCTGCAGGACGGGCTGCTCGGTGCGCCGTACCGCAGCCAGCTCCAGGCCGTCCGGGAGTACGTCACCATCGTCCGGGGTCTGCTCGACGGTGAGCCCGCCCCGCCGCCCGGCGAGTTCTTCACCTGCAAGGCCCGGCTGTCCCGGGTGCCCCGCCCACCGGTCGAGGTCGGCCTGGGCGTGCTCCGGCCGGGCATGGCCCGGGTGGCCGGCGAGACCGCCGACGTGGCGATCACCTGGCTGACGCCGGCGTCGTACCTGACGGACACCGTCATCCCGGCACTGCGGGAGGGCGCCGAAGCGGCCGGGCGGCCCACTCCGCGGGTGGTGGCGATCGTCCCGATCGCCCTGGACCGGCCCGGGTCGGACCCGCGCGACGCGGTACTGACCGCCAACTCCGGGCATCTGTCGCTCCCGCACTACCGGGACATGCTGCGCCGCAGCGGCATCCATGTCGACACCGCGGACAAGCGGGCTGCCGCCGAGCAGGTCCTCAAGGGCGGGGCGTTCCTCGCCGGGACCCCCGGGCAGGTCGCCGATCGGCTGCGCGAGTTCGCCGACGCCGGAGTCGACGAGATCGTCCTGAACACCACCGCGACGTACGCCCGGTTCGGCGTCAAGCCCACGTTGGAAGAGCTGGAGAAGGTCCTGAGGGAGGTGTCGTCATGA
- a CDS encoding ABC transporter ATP-binding protein, which produces MPERLKILRELTRGHGIQVALIAILVLVSTSSSLAVPMLVGRLVAAIQSDEALLGLTGLLIATGLGTAAAGALATYLLGRMGQQLIYRLRVRTVDHSLRLRMADLRRQGSGNLAARLTMDAARLKALIDIGPVQLPMAGVTLLGTLVIMGLLDWVLLLITLAAFAVAAVIVVVVVRRLRSTYQSVQIEVGGFVQRFVGVIDAITVIKANRAEAVVGEQLAESAARLRDLEIKAARMESLLVPVINLGQQIALAAVVIGGGARLLSGHLTLATFVSFLLYLLQLAAPLLMAASGVTGLQMGLAARERFDEIFALPREDGDDLAVAAAQPVASAPAVKFDQVTAGYDARPVLRDVSFDVPSRGLTAVVGLSGSGKSTALNLILRFLSAEQGLISVFGEPVQNWRLDRLRSEIAYVDQAATLLPDSIRTNLTLGSDRPAGEAELRAALNRVGLLDEIGHLPDGLDTVLGGEFDLSGGQRQRLALARALLSGSRLILLDEPTSHLDGVNEHRLREVVDELATDHAVLVVAHRLSTVRQADHVIVLDDGRVADQGSHHDLLNRCERYTELVDAQALAHV; this is translated from the coding sequence ATGCCCGAACGGCTCAAGATTCTCCGGGAACTGACCCGTGGCCACGGGATCCAGGTGGCGCTCATCGCGATCCTGGTCCTCGTCTCCACCAGCTCGTCGCTGGCCGTGCCGATGCTGGTCGGCCGGCTGGTCGCGGCGATTCAGTCGGACGAGGCGCTGCTCGGGCTGACCGGGCTGCTGATCGCCACCGGTCTCGGCACCGCCGCGGCCGGGGCGCTGGCCACCTACCTGCTGGGCCGGATGGGCCAGCAGCTGATCTACCGGTTGCGGGTCCGCACCGTGGACCACTCGCTGCGGCTGCGGATGGCCGACCTCCGCCGCCAGGGCAGCGGTAACCTCGCCGCGCGACTCACCATGGACGCCGCCCGGCTGAAGGCCCTCATCGACATCGGGCCGGTCCAGCTGCCGATGGCCGGGGTCACCCTGCTCGGCACGCTGGTCATCATGGGCCTGCTGGACTGGGTCCTGCTGCTGATCACGCTGGCGGCCTTCGCGGTGGCGGCGGTGATCGTGGTGGTCGTGGTGCGCCGGCTGCGCAGCACCTACCAGAGCGTCCAGATCGAGGTCGGCGGCTTCGTGCAGCGGTTCGTCGGCGTGATCGACGCGATCACCGTGATCAAGGCGAACCGGGCCGAGGCGGTCGTCGGGGAGCAGCTCGCCGAGAGCGCCGCCCGCCTGCGTGACCTGGAGATCAAGGCCGCACGGATGGAGTCGCTGCTGGTCCCGGTGATCAATCTGGGTCAGCAGATCGCGCTCGCCGCGGTGGTGATCGGCGGTGGCGCCCGGCTGCTCAGCGGCCATCTGACCCTGGCCACCTTCGTCTCCTTCCTGCTCTACCTCCTCCAGCTCGCCGCTCCGCTGCTGATGGCGGCGTCCGGGGTGACCGGTCTGCAGATGGGCCTGGCCGCCCGCGAGCGGTTCGACGAGATCTTCGCCCTGCCCCGGGAGGACGGCGACGACCTGGCCGTCGCTGCGGCACAGCCGGTCGCTTCCGCCCCCGCCGTGAAGTTCGACCAGGTCACCGCCGGGTACGACGCACGGCCCGTCCTGCGTGACGTCTCCTTCGACGTGCCGTCTCGTGGCCTCACCGCGGTTGTCGGCCTCTCCGGTTCCGGCAAGTCCACCGCGCTGAACCTGATCCTGCGTTTCCTCTCCGCTGAGCAGGGCCTGATCTCGGTCTTCGGTGAGCCGGTGCAGAACTGGCGGCTCGACCGGCTGCGGTCCGAGATCGCCTACGTGGACCAGGCGGCGACCCTGTTGCCGGACAGCATCCGTACCAACCTGACGCTGGGCTCGGACCGCCCGGCCGGCGAGGCCGAGCTGCGGGCCGCCCTGAACCGGGTGGGACTGCTCGACGAGATCGGTCATCTGCCGGACGGGCTGGACACGGTCCTCGGAGGCGAATTCGACCTCTCCGGTGGCCAGCGTCAGCGGCTCGCCCTGGCCCGGGCGCTGCTCTCCGGCTCCCGGCTGATCCTGCTGGACGAGCCCACCTCCCATCTGGACGGTGTCAACGAACACCGGCTCCGCGAGGTCGTCGACGAGCTGGCCACCGACCACGCGGTCCTGGTGGTCGCACACCGGCTCTCCACCGTGCGGCAGGCCGACCACGTGATCGTGCTGGACGACGGCCGGGTCGCCGACCAGGGCAGCCACCACGACCTGCTGAACCGCTGCGAGCGCTACACCGAGTTGGTCGACGCGCAAGCCCTGGCCCACGTGTGA
- a CDS encoding ABC transporter permease: MSVDVRSESVHVTSSTPTTTTPPRGRAIALIRAVAGREISQQLRNKNFWSSLLATALLAALSLGLSTMLDRDTEQPTVAVPAGQGALTEALRARLPVTELADAEAARTAVREQKADVAIIGDEIVVLRKLPDDLGRTLADTFRTVTYQERLRALNAAPADIALPAMRVTALDADAARVQQRTITAGVAVIALVLLMFMAGLGIAQGVAEEKSSRIVELLLAKVTPRQLLIGKILGLGVAALVQISVMLGLALAGATVAGLFTAPAEILGTALNVLLWFIPGYLLFVTLYAVAGSLASRQEDVNHVTGPVSMIQMATTIGPILAITAPASPALAVVSMIPGLSWAAMPVRMAYSSVPFWQVAVALALTVAAVGALLAIGSRVYTGGLLQYGGVIKVRQALRAARH, translated from the coding sequence ATGAGCGTCGACGTCCGATCTGAATCGGTCCACGTCACCAGCTCCACCCCGACCACGACCACGCCGCCGCGGGGGCGGGCGATCGCGCTGATCCGCGCGGTGGCCGGCCGGGAGATCTCCCAGCAGCTGCGCAACAAGAACTTCTGGTCCTCGCTGCTGGCGACCGCCCTGCTGGCCGCGCTCAGCCTGGGCCTCAGCACGATGCTCGACCGGGACACCGAGCAGCCGACCGTGGCGGTTCCGGCCGGGCAGGGCGCGCTGACCGAAGCGCTGCGGGCACGACTGCCGGTGACGGAACTGGCCGATGCCGAGGCGGCCCGGACGGCCGTCCGTGAGCAGAAGGCGGACGTGGCGATCATCGGCGACGAGATCGTGGTGCTGCGCAAACTGCCCGACGACCTCGGCCGTACCCTCGCCGACACCTTCCGTACCGTCACCTATCAGGAACGTCTCCGCGCGCTGAACGCCGCACCCGCCGACATCGCCCTGCCGGCGATGCGGGTGACCGCTCTGGATGCCGACGCCGCCCGGGTGCAGCAACGCACCATCACCGCCGGCGTGGCGGTCATCGCCCTGGTCCTGCTCATGTTCATGGCCGGCCTCGGCATCGCCCAAGGCGTCGCCGAGGAGAAGTCGAGCCGCATCGTCGAGCTGCTGCTGGCCAAGGTCACCCCACGTCAGCTGCTGATCGGCAAGATCCTCGGGCTGGGCGTGGCGGCCCTGGTGCAGATCTCGGTGATGCTCGGCCTGGCCCTGGCCGGGGCGACCGTCGCCGGGCTGTTCACCGCGCCCGCCGAGATCCTCGGCACCGCGCTCAACGTGCTTCTCTGGTTCATCCCCGGCTACCTGCTCTTCGTCACCCTGTACGCGGTGGCCGGCTCGCTCGCCTCCCGCCAGGAGGACGTCAACCACGTCACCGGCCCGGTCAGCATGATCCAGATGGCCACGACGATCGGCCCGATCCTCGCCATCACGGCGCCCGCCTCGCCGGCGCTGGCCGTGGTCTCCATGATCCCGGGTCTCTCCTGGGCCGCCATGCCGGTCCGCATGGCCTACAGCTCCGTGCCGTTCTGGCAGGTCGCCGTCGCTCTGGCGCTGACCGTCGCCGCCGTCGGGGCCCTGCTCGCCATCGGCAGCCGGGTCTACACCGGAGGGCTTCTCCAGTACGGCGGCGTCATCAAGGTTCGCCAGGCCCTCCGCGCGGCCCGGCACTGA